In Camelina sativa cultivar DH55 chromosome 16, Cs, whole genome shotgun sequence, a single window of DNA contains:
- the LOC104749431 gene encoding putative callose synthase 6 isoform X3: MWAVLLPIAYSKSVQRPTGLVKFFSTWTGDWKDQSFYTYAVSFYVIPNILAAVFFLVPPFRRVMECSDMRIIKVIMWWAQPKLYVGRGMHEDMFSLFKYTSFWIMLLISKLAFNYYVEIVPLITPTKMIMNFHIKKYQWHEFFPHANNNIGVVIAIWAPIVLVYLMDTQIWYAIFSTLFGGIHGAFSHLGEIRTLGMLRSRFESIPIAFSQTLMPSEDGKHADDFVNQNNIKNFSQVWNEFIYSMRSEDKISDRDRDLLLVPSSSGDVSLIQWPPFLLASKIPIAVKMAKDFKGKEDAELFRKIKSDSYMNFAVIESYETLKKIIYALLEDEADRRVMNQVFLEVDMSIQQQRFIYEFRMSGLPLLNDKLEKFLSILLSDYEDQGTYKSQLINVFQDVIEIITQDLLVNGHEILERARVQSPDIKNEKKEQRFEKINIHLVRDRCWREKVIRLHLLLSVKESAINVPQNLDARRRITFFANSLFMNMPNAPKIRDMLSFSVLTPYYKEDVLYSEEDLNKENEDGISILFYLQKIYPDEWTNFLDRVNNPKLTEKDKSEFLREWVSYRGQTLARTVRGMMYYRQALELQCYQEVAGEQAEFSVFRAMASNDDNQKAFLERAKALADLKFTYVVSCQVYGNQKKSSDTHNRSCYTNILQLMLKYPSLRVAYVDEREETADAKSPKVFYSVLLKGGDKFDEEIYRIKLPGPPAEIGEGKPENQNHAIIFTRGEALQTIDMNQDNYFEEAFKLRNVLEEFNKERVGRRKPTILGLREHIFTGSVSSLAWFMSNQESSFVTIGQRILANPLRVRFHYGHPDIFDRIFHITRGGVSKASKVINLSEDIFGGFNSTLRGGYVTHHEYIQVGKGRDVGLNPISIFEAKVANGNGEQTLSRDVYRLGHRFDFYRMLSFYFTTIGFYFSSMLTVLTVYAFLYGRMYMVMSGLEKEIMRLATPNQLAALEQALATQSIFQLGFLMVLPMVMEIGLEHGFRTAIVDFFIMQLQLASVFFTFQLGTKSHYYGRTILHGGSKYRPTGRGFVVFHAKFAENYRLYSRSHFVKGLELLALLSVYQVYGSSYRSSSLYLYITVSMWFMVGSWLFAPFIFNPSGFEWQKTVDDWTDWKRWLGDRGGIGIPVEKSWESWWNLEQEHLKHTNIRGRVMEIALALRFFIYQYGIVYQLNISQNSKSFLVYGLSWVVLLTSLLVLKMVSMGRRRFGTDFQLMFRILKALLFLGFLSVMTILFVVCQLKLTDLFASILAFLPTGWAILLIGQVLRSPIKALGIWDSVKELGRAYEKIMGLVIFAPIAVLSWFPIVSEFQARLLFNQAFSRGLQISMILAGRKDKATSSHK; encoded by the exons ATGTGGGCAGTGCTACTTCCAATTGCTTACTCGAAGTCTGTCCAACGCCCAACTGGACTTGTAAAGTTCTTTAGCACTTGGACTGGGGACTGGAAGGATCAGTCTTTTTATACGTACGCTGTTTCATTTTATGTAATACCAAACATACTGGCAGCTGTGTTTTTCCTCGTTCCACCATTTCGGAGAGTCATGGAGTGTTCAGACATGCGAATTATCAAGGTTATAATGTGGTGGGCTCAG CCAAAACTATATGTTGGAAGAGGTATGCATGAGGACATGTTCTCTCTATTCAA GTATACCTCCTTCTGGATTATGCTACTGATCAGCAAGCTTGCTTTCAACTATTATGTGGAG ATAGTACCCCTTATTACGCCAACAAAGATGATCATGAATTTTCACATTAAAAAGTATCAGTGGCATGAATTTTTCCCCCACG cGAATAACAATATTGGAGTAGTTATTGCTATATGGGCTCCAATTGTACTG GTTTACCTGATGGATACTCAAATATGGTATGCCATTTTTTCTACTTTGTTTGGAGGCATACATGGGGCCTTCAGTCATTTGGGAGAA ATACGGACTCTTGGGATGTTGCGGTCTAGGTTTGAGTCAATACCAATCGCCTTCAGCCAAACCCTCATGCCATCAGAAGATGGAAAACATGCG GATGACTTTGTGAACCAGAACAACATCAAAAATTTCTCCCAGGTGTGGAACGAGTTCATTTACTCTATGAGAAGCGAGGATAAGATCAGTGACAG AGATAGGGATTTGCTGCTTGTACCATCTTCTTCGGGTGATGTGTCTTTAATCCAGTGGCCACCTTTCTTGCTTGCCAGTAAG ATTCCTATCGCTGTGAAAATGGCAAAAGATTTCAAGGGAAAAGAGGATGCTGAACTGTTTAGAAAGATTAAAAGCGATAGCTACATGAATTTTGCTGTTATTGAGAGTTATGAGACActgaagaaaataatttatgcTCTACTGGAAGATGAAGCAGATAGAAG GGTCATGAATCAGGTGTTCTTAGAAGTGGACATGAGCATACAACAACAGAGATTCATATATGAATTCCGGATGAGTGGATTGCCGCTCCTTAATGATAAGCTGGAGAAGTTTCTAAGTATATTG TTAAGTGACTATGAAGACCAGGGTACATACAAGTCTCAGTTAATTAATGTCTTCCAGGATGTTATCGAAATAATCACTCAAGATCTCTTGGTTAATGGGCATGA AATTCTTGAAAGGGCTCGTGTTCAGTCTCCTgacatcaaaaatgaaaaaaaggaaCAGAGGTTTGAGAAAATTAACATTCACCTCGTACGGGATAGATGCTGGCGGGAAAAG GTTATTCGGCTTCATTTGCTCTTGTCGGTCAAAGAATCTGCAATAAATGTTCCTCAAAACTTGGACGCCCGCCGCCGTATTACTTTCTTTGCTAATTCTCTGTTCATGAATATGCCTAATGCTCCAAAAATACGAGATATGCTATCTTTCAG TGTTTTAACTCCTTATTACAAAGAAGATGTTCTATATTCAGAGGAGGACcttaacaaagaaaatgaagatggGATCTCCATACTGTTCTACCTACAAAAGATTTATCCTG ATGAGTGGACCAATTTCTTGGATCGCGTAAATAATCCTAAGCTTACTGAGAAAGACAAGTCAGAGTTCCTTCGAGAGTGGGTATCCTACAGAGGTCAGACGCTAGCCAGAACAG TTAGGGGTATGATGTACTATAGGCAGGCACTGGAGCTTCAATGCTACCAGGAAGTTGCAGGGGAACAAG CCGAGTTTAGTGTCTTTCGGGCCATGGCATCCAATGATGATAATCAGAAGGCTTTCCTGGAACGTGCCAAAGCTCTTGCAGATCTGAAGTTCACTTATGTTGTTTCTTGTCAGGTCTACGGAAATCAGAAAAAGTCCAGTGATACCCACAACCGTAGTTGCTACACGAATATTCTGCAGCTCATGCTGAA GTATCCATCATTACGGGTTGCTTATGTAGATGAGAGGGAGGAGACAGCAGATGCAAAATCTCCAAAGGTCTTTTACTCTGTACTCCTAAAAGGAGGCGACAAGTTTGATGAG GAAATTTACCGCATCAAGCTTCCTGGTCCTCCAGCTGAGATAGGTGAAGGAAAGcctgaaaatcaaaatcatgcTATCATATTTACACGTGGTGAAGCACTACAAACTATAGATATGAATCAA GACAATTACTTTGAAGAAGCTTTCAAACTAAGAAATGTGTTGGAGGAATTCAATAAGGAGCGTGTTGGCAGACGTAAGCCAACGATTTTGGGTCTCCGAGAACATATATTTACTGGAAG TGTTTCGTCATTGGCTTGGTTCATGTCCAATCAGGAGAGTAGTTTTGTGACCATTGGCCAAAGAATTTTGGCAAACCCTCTGAG GGTCCGTTTCCATTATGGCCATCCTGACATATTTGACAGAATCTTTCACATAACAAGGGGCGGTGTGAGCAAAGCTTCCAAAGTAATAAATTTGAGTGAGGATATATTCGGAG GCTTCAATTCAACTCTCCGTGGGGGATATGTTACACATCACGAGTATATCCAAGTTGGAAAGGGACGGGATGTGGGATTGAACCCAATCTCAATTTTTGAAGCTAAAGTAGCAAATGGTAACGGGGAACAAACGTTAAGCCGTGATGTTTACCGTTTGGGGCATCGGTTTGACTTTTACAGGATGCTCTCATTCTATTTTACGACCATTGGATTCTATTTTAGTAGCATG CTCACAGTGCTTACTGTATATGCATTCCTGTATGGACGTATGTACATGGTTATGAGTGGATTGGAGAAAGAGATTATGCGACTCGCAACGCCAAATCAACTTGCGGCTCTTGAGCAGGCTCTGGCTACTCAGTCCATATTTCAGCTAGGTTTCTTGATGGTGCTACCGATGGTAATGGAAATTGGCTTGGAACACGGATTTCGCACTGCTATTGTCGACTTTTTTATAATGCAGCTGCAGCTAGCCTCTGTATTCTTTACATTCCAGCTTGGGACAAAATCACATTATTACGGGAGAACAATTTTACATGGTGGTTCCAAATATAGACCGACAGGGCGTGGATTTGTTGTTTTCCATGCGAAATTTGCGGAAAACTACAGGTTATACTCGAGAAGTCACTTTGTGAAGGGATTAGAGCTGCTTGCATTGCTATCTGTTTATCAAGTCTATGGGAGTTCATACCGGAGTTCAAGCCTTTATCTGTATATCACAGTCTCGATGTGGTTCATGGTTGGCTCGTGGTTGTTCGCACCGTTTATATTTAACCCTTCAGGTTTTGAGTGGCAAAAGACGGTTGACGATTGGACTGATTGGAAACGGTGGCTTGGAGATCGTGGTGGTATAGGCATCCCGGTTGAAAAGAGTTGGGAATCGTGGTGGAATTTAGAGCAAGAACACCTCAAACATACAAATATTAGAGGGAGAGTTATGGAAATCGCACTTGCTCTCCGCTTTTTCATATATCAATACGGAATTGTTTACCAGCTCAATATCTCTCAGAACAGCAAGAGCTTTTTG GTTTATGGGCTCTCTTGGGTGGTCTTGCTCACATCATTACTTGTTCTAAAG ATGGTATCTATGGGCAGACGAAGATTTGGTACGGATTTTCAGCTAATGTTCAGGATTCTGAAAGCACTTCTCTTCCTCGGCTTCTTGTCAGTCATGACTATATTATTTGTAGTGTGCCAACTCAAACTCACCGATCTCTTTGCTTCCATTCTTGCTTTTCTTCCAACCGGGTGGGCGATTCTTCTG attGGGCAAGTACTGAGGTCGCCAATCAAAGCCTTAGGGATTTGGGACTCGGTGAAAGAGTTAGGAAGAGCATATGAAAAGATAATGGGACTTGTAATCTTTGCACCAATCGCTGTTCTGTCTTG
- the LOC104749431 gene encoding putative callose synthase 6 isoform X2: MNFSPTVYLMDTQIWYAIFSTLFGGIHGAFSHLGEIRTLGMLRSRFESIPIAFSQTLMPSEDGKHADDFVNQNNIKNFSQVWNEFIYSMRSEDKISDRDRDLLLVPSSSGDVSLIQWPPFLLASKIPIAVKMAKDFKGKEDAELFRKIKSDSYMNFAVIESYETLKKIIYALLEDEADRRVMNQVFLEVDMSIQQQRFIYEFRMSGLPLLNDKLEKFLSILLSDYEDQGTYKSQLINVFQDVIEIITQDLLVNGHEILERARVQSPDIKNEKKEQRFEKINIHLVRDRCWREKVIRLHLLLSVKESAINVPQNLDARRRITFFANSLFMNMPNAPKIRDMLSFSVLTPYYKEDVLYSEEDLNKENEDGISILFYLQKIYPDEWTNFLDRVNNPKLTEKDKSEFLREWVSYRGQTLARTVRGMMYYRQALELQCYQEVAGEQAEFSVFRAMASNDDNQKAFLERAKALADLKFTYVVSCQVYGNQKKSSDTHNRSCYTNILQLMLKYPSLRVAYVDEREETADAKSPKVFYSVLLKGGDKFDEEIYRIKLPGPPAEIGEGKPENQNHAIIFTRGEALQTIDMNQDNYFEEAFKLRNVLEEFNKERVGRRKPTILGLREHIFTGSVSSLAWFMSNQESSFVTIGQRILANPLRVRFHYGHPDIFDRIFHITRGGVSKASKVINLSEDIFGGFNSTLRGGYVTHHEYIQVGKGRDVGLNPISIFEAKVANGNGEQTLSRDVYRLGHRFDFYRMLSFYFTTIGFYFSSMLTVLTVYAFLYGRMYMVMSGLEKEIMRLATPNQLAALEQALATQSIFQLGFLMVLPMVMEIGLEHGFRTAIVDFFIMQLQLASVFFTFQLGTKSHYYGRTILHGGSKYRPTGRGFVVFHAKFAENYRLYSRSHFVKGLELLALLSVYQVYGSSYRSSSLYLYITVSMWFMVGSWLFAPFIFNPSGFEWQKTVDDWTDWKRWLGDRGGIGIPVEKSWESWWNLEQEHLKHTNIRGRVMEIALALRFFIYQYGIVYQLNISQNSKSFLVYGLSWVVLLTSLLVLKMVSMGRRRFGTDFQLMFRILKALLFLGFLSVMTILFVVCQLKLTDLFASILAFLPTGWAILLIGQVLRSPIKALGIWDSVKELGRAYEKIMGLVIFAPIAVLSWFPIVSEFQARLLFNQAFSRGLQISMILAGRKDKATSSHK, translated from the exons ATGAATTTTTCCCCCACG GTTTACCTGATGGATACTCAAATATGGTATGCCATTTTTTCTACTTTGTTTGGAGGCATACATGGGGCCTTCAGTCATTTGGGAGAA ATACGGACTCTTGGGATGTTGCGGTCTAGGTTTGAGTCAATACCAATCGCCTTCAGCCAAACCCTCATGCCATCAGAAGATGGAAAACATGCG GATGACTTTGTGAACCAGAACAACATCAAAAATTTCTCCCAGGTGTGGAACGAGTTCATTTACTCTATGAGAAGCGAGGATAAGATCAGTGACAG AGATAGGGATTTGCTGCTTGTACCATCTTCTTCGGGTGATGTGTCTTTAATCCAGTGGCCACCTTTCTTGCTTGCCAGTAAG ATTCCTATCGCTGTGAAAATGGCAAAAGATTTCAAGGGAAAAGAGGATGCTGAACTGTTTAGAAAGATTAAAAGCGATAGCTACATGAATTTTGCTGTTATTGAGAGTTATGAGACActgaagaaaataatttatgcTCTACTGGAAGATGAAGCAGATAGAAG GGTCATGAATCAGGTGTTCTTAGAAGTGGACATGAGCATACAACAACAGAGATTCATATATGAATTCCGGATGAGTGGATTGCCGCTCCTTAATGATAAGCTGGAGAAGTTTCTAAGTATATTG TTAAGTGACTATGAAGACCAGGGTACATACAAGTCTCAGTTAATTAATGTCTTCCAGGATGTTATCGAAATAATCACTCAAGATCTCTTGGTTAATGGGCATGA AATTCTTGAAAGGGCTCGTGTTCAGTCTCCTgacatcaaaaatgaaaaaaaggaaCAGAGGTTTGAGAAAATTAACATTCACCTCGTACGGGATAGATGCTGGCGGGAAAAG GTTATTCGGCTTCATTTGCTCTTGTCGGTCAAAGAATCTGCAATAAATGTTCCTCAAAACTTGGACGCCCGCCGCCGTATTACTTTCTTTGCTAATTCTCTGTTCATGAATATGCCTAATGCTCCAAAAATACGAGATATGCTATCTTTCAG TGTTTTAACTCCTTATTACAAAGAAGATGTTCTATATTCAGAGGAGGACcttaacaaagaaaatgaagatggGATCTCCATACTGTTCTACCTACAAAAGATTTATCCTG ATGAGTGGACCAATTTCTTGGATCGCGTAAATAATCCTAAGCTTACTGAGAAAGACAAGTCAGAGTTCCTTCGAGAGTGGGTATCCTACAGAGGTCAGACGCTAGCCAGAACAG TTAGGGGTATGATGTACTATAGGCAGGCACTGGAGCTTCAATGCTACCAGGAAGTTGCAGGGGAACAAG CCGAGTTTAGTGTCTTTCGGGCCATGGCATCCAATGATGATAATCAGAAGGCTTTCCTGGAACGTGCCAAAGCTCTTGCAGATCTGAAGTTCACTTATGTTGTTTCTTGTCAGGTCTACGGAAATCAGAAAAAGTCCAGTGATACCCACAACCGTAGTTGCTACACGAATATTCTGCAGCTCATGCTGAA GTATCCATCATTACGGGTTGCTTATGTAGATGAGAGGGAGGAGACAGCAGATGCAAAATCTCCAAAGGTCTTTTACTCTGTACTCCTAAAAGGAGGCGACAAGTTTGATGAG GAAATTTACCGCATCAAGCTTCCTGGTCCTCCAGCTGAGATAGGTGAAGGAAAGcctgaaaatcaaaatcatgcTATCATATTTACACGTGGTGAAGCACTACAAACTATAGATATGAATCAA GACAATTACTTTGAAGAAGCTTTCAAACTAAGAAATGTGTTGGAGGAATTCAATAAGGAGCGTGTTGGCAGACGTAAGCCAACGATTTTGGGTCTCCGAGAACATATATTTACTGGAAG TGTTTCGTCATTGGCTTGGTTCATGTCCAATCAGGAGAGTAGTTTTGTGACCATTGGCCAAAGAATTTTGGCAAACCCTCTGAG GGTCCGTTTCCATTATGGCCATCCTGACATATTTGACAGAATCTTTCACATAACAAGGGGCGGTGTGAGCAAAGCTTCCAAAGTAATAAATTTGAGTGAGGATATATTCGGAG GCTTCAATTCAACTCTCCGTGGGGGATATGTTACACATCACGAGTATATCCAAGTTGGAAAGGGACGGGATGTGGGATTGAACCCAATCTCAATTTTTGAAGCTAAAGTAGCAAATGGTAACGGGGAACAAACGTTAAGCCGTGATGTTTACCGTTTGGGGCATCGGTTTGACTTTTACAGGATGCTCTCATTCTATTTTACGACCATTGGATTCTATTTTAGTAGCATG CTCACAGTGCTTACTGTATATGCATTCCTGTATGGACGTATGTACATGGTTATGAGTGGATTGGAGAAAGAGATTATGCGACTCGCAACGCCAAATCAACTTGCGGCTCTTGAGCAGGCTCTGGCTACTCAGTCCATATTTCAGCTAGGTTTCTTGATGGTGCTACCGATGGTAATGGAAATTGGCTTGGAACACGGATTTCGCACTGCTATTGTCGACTTTTTTATAATGCAGCTGCAGCTAGCCTCTGTATTCTTTACATTCCAGCTTGGGACAAAATCACATTATTACGGGAGAACAATTTTACATGGTGGTTCCAAATATAGACCGACAGGGCGTGGATTTGTTGTTTTCCATGCGAAATTTGCGGAAAACTACAGGTTATACTCGAGAAGTCACTTTGTGAAGGGATTAGAGCTGCTTGCATTGCTATCTGTTTATCAAGTCTATGGGAGTTCATACCGGAGTTCAAGCCTTTATCTGTATATCACAGTCTCGATGTGGTTCATGGTTGGCTCGTGGTTGTTCGCACCGTTTATATTTAACCCTTCAGGTTTTGAGTGGCAAAAGACGGTTGACGATTGGACTGATTGGAAACGGTGGCTTGGAGATCGTGGTGGTATAGGCATCCCGGTTGAAAAGAGTTGGGAATCGTGGTGGAATTTAGAGCAAGAACACCTCAAACATACAAATATTAGAGGGAGAGTTATGGAAATCGCACTTGCTCTCCGCTTTTTCATATATCAATACGGAATTGTTTACCAGCTCAATATCTCTCAGAACAGCAAGAGCTTTTTG GTTTATGGGCTCTCTTGGGTGGTCTTGCTCACATCATTACTTGTTCTAAAG ATGGTATCTATGGGCAGACGAAGATTTGGTACGGATTTTCAGCTAATGTTCAGGATTCTGAAAGCACTTCTCTTCCTCGGCTTCTTGTCAGTCATGACTATATTATTTGTAGTGTGCCAACTCAAACTCACCGATCTCTTTGCTTCCATTCTTGCTTTTCTTCCAACCGGGTGGGCGATTCTTCTG attGGGCAAGTACTGAGGTCGCCAATCAAAGCCTTAGGGATTTGGGACTCGGTGAAAGAGTTAGGAAGAGCATATGAAAAGATAATGGGACTTGTAATCTTTGCACCAATCGCTGTTCTGTCTTG